Proteins encoded within one genomic window of Raineyella fluvialis:
- the frr gene encoding ribosome recycling factor, whose protein sequence is MGDITTEAKSKMDHAVEFAKEEFAAIRTGRAHPAMFNKLSAEYYGTPTPLQQLASFNVPEARMILITPYDRSAINAVEKAIRDSDLGVNPSNDGVSIRCVLPELTAERRKEYTKLAKSKAEDAKVSVRTSRRAAKEAIDKLVKDKEIGEDEGKRAEAELDRTTKKYTDLIDELLKAKEAELLEV, encoded by the coding sequence ATCGGCGACATCACCACCGAAGCGAAGTCCAAGATGGACCATGCAGTCGAGTTCGCCAAGGAGGAGTTCGCTGCCATCCGGACCGGCCGGGCCCATCCTGCGATGTTCAACAAGCTCTCCGCTGAGTACTACGGCACGCCCACCCCGCTGCAGCAGCTGGCCTCCTTCAACGTTCCCGAAGCGCGGATGATCCTCATCACGCCCTACGACCGCAGCGCCATCAACGCGGTGGAGAAGGCGATCAGGGACTCCGATCTGGGGGTCAACCCGTCCAACGACGGCGTCTCGATCCGCTGCGTACTGCCCGAGCTGACCGCCGAGCGTCGCAAGGAGTACACCAAGCTCGCCAAGTCCAAGGCCGAGGACGCCAAGGTGTCCGTACGGACCTCACGCCGGGCGGCCAAGGAGGCCATCGACAAGCTGGTCAAGGACAAGGAGATCGGCGAGGACGAGGGCAAGCGCGCCGAGGCCGAGCTGGATCGGACGACGAAGAAGTACACCGACCTGATCGACGAGCTGCTGAAGGCCAAAGAGGCCGAACTCCTCGAGGTCTGA
- the pyrH gene encoding UMP kinase, giving the protein MSSYHRILLKLSGEAFGGGKVGVDPRVVDSIAHQIAEVVQSGVQVCVVVGGGNFFRGVELYQAGMERERADYMGMLGTVMNCLALQDFCEQAGVPTRVQTAIEMRQVAEPYIPRRADRHMEKGRVVIFGAGSGMPYFSTDTVAAQRGLEMHVDALLMGKMGVDGVYDCDPKTNPEAQKFDTLTYDEYLARDLKVADAAAISLARDNDLPMIFFNLNTEGNIMRVVKGEQIGTVVHK; this is encoded by the coding sequence ATGAGTTCGTACCACCGCATCCTGCTGAAGCTGTCCGGTGAGGCCTTCGGGGGTGGCAAGGTCGGGGTCGACCCTCGGGTCGTCGATTCCATCGCCCATCAGATCGCCGAGGTCGTGCAATCGGGTGTGCAGGTGTGTGTGGTGGTGGGCGGCGGGAACTTCTTCCGCGGCGTCGAGCTCTACCAGGCCGGCATGGAACGTGAGCGGGCCGACTACATGGGCATGCTCGGCACCGTGATGAACTGCCTGGCCCTGCAGGACTTCTGTGAGCAGGCCGGCGTCCCGACCCGGGTGCAGACAGCGATCGAGATGCGCCAGGTCGCCGAGCCCTACATCCCGCGGCGTGCGGACCGGCACATGGAGAAGGGGCGCGTCGTCATCTTCGGCGCGGGCTCCGGCATGCCCTACTTCTCCACCGACACGGTGGCCGCGCAGCGCGGCCTGGAGATGCACGTCGATGCCCTGCTGATGGGCAAGATGGGTGTCGACGGCGTCTACGACTGCGACCCGAAGACGAACCCCGAGGCCCAGAAGTTCGACACGCTGACGTACGACGAGTACCTCGCGCGCGACCTCAAGGTCGCCGACGCAGCCGCTATCAGCCTGGCCCGGGACAACGATCTGCCGATGATCTTCTTCAACCTCAACACTGAGGGCAACATCATGCGCGTCGTGAAGGGCGAGCAGATCGGTACTGTAGTCCACAAGTGA
- the tsf gene encoding translation elongation factor Ts: MAITAADVKKLRDATGAGMMDAKKALTEADGDFEKAVEILRVAGQAKTAKRADREASNGLVANKGGALVQLGSETDFVAKNEEFIALADTIVEAVEAAKATDLETAKAVKLPDGSTVDEAIQSLAAKIGEKLELKNVAFFDGKTNVYMHRRSSDLPPQVGVMIEFEGDDEGTAHRTSMQIAVMNPRFLTRDEVPAEEVDKERAIAEEIAKEEGKPEKAIPRIVEGRVNGFFKDIVLLEQVSEVSDTKETVGKMLEKAGLTVSRFVRFEAGA; this comes from the coding sequence ATGGCAATCACTGCAGCAGACGTCAAGAAGCTCCGCGACGCCACCGGCGCCGGCATGATGGACGCCAAGAAGGCCCTCACCGAGGCTGACGGCGACTTCGAGAAGGCCGTCGAGATCCTCCGTGTCGCCGGCCAGGCCAAGACCGCGAAGCGCGCCGATCGCGAGGCCTCCAACGGTCTGGTCGCCAACAAGGGCGGTGCCCTCGTCCAGCTCGGTTCCGAGACGGACTTCGTCGCCAAGAACGAAGAGTTCATCGCTCTTGCCGACACCATCGTCGAGGCCGTCGAGGCCGCCAAGGCGACCGACCTGGAGACCGCCAAGGCGGTCAAGCTCCCCGACGGCAGCACTGTCGACGAGGCCATCCAGTCGCTGGCCGCCAAGATCGGCGAGAAGCTCGAGCTCAAGAACGTCGCATTCTTCGACGGCAAGACCAACGTCTACATGCACCGTCGTTCCTCCGACCTGCCCCCGCAGGTCGGCGTGATGATCGAGTTCGAGGGTGACGACGAGGGCACGGCGCACCGCACCTCGATGCAGATCGCGGTGATGAACCCTCGCTTCCTCACCCGCGACGAGGTCCCGGCCGAGGAGGTCGACAAGGAGCGCGCCATCGCCGAGGAGATCGCCAAGGAGGAGGGCAAGCCCGAGAAGGCGATCCCGAGGATCGTTGAGGGCCGCGTCAACGGCTTCTTCAAGGACATCGTCCTGCTGGAGCAGGTGTCCGAGGTCTCGGACACCAAGGAGACCGTCGGCAAGATGCTGGAGAAGGCGGGCCTCACGGTCAGCCGTTTCGTCCGGTTCGAAGCCGGCGCCTGA
- the rpsB gene encoding 30S ribosomal protein S2 — MAVVTARELLENGVHFGHQTRRWNPKMKRFIFNERNGIYIIDLQQSLKYIDKAYAFVKETVSRGGQILFVGTKKQAQEAIAQQATRVGMPYVNQRWLGGMLTNFQTISKRIARMKELEAMDFEKVQGSGLTKKELLGLSREKDKLVKDLGGIRDMVRTPQAVWIVDTKKEHLGVDEARKLRIPIVAILDTNCDPDEVDYAIPGNDDSIRSVSLLTRVIADAVADGLMSRSAGEATSTEAAEPMAEWEKELLNAGNQEAAKAEAAPAAETPAAETPVTEAAAPEAAPAPEADAPQAAPATEAPATDNE, encoded by the coding sequence ATGGCCGTCGTGACTGCCCGTGAGCTGCTCGAGAACGGTGTCCACTTCGGGCACCAGACCCGCCGCTGGAACCCGAAGATGAAGCGCTTCATCTTCAACGAGCGCAACGGGATCTACATCATCGACCTGCAGCAGTCGCTCAAGTACATCGACAAGGCGTACGCCTTCGTCAAGGAGACCGTCTCGCGCGGCGGTCAGATCCTGTTCGTCGGCACCAAGAAGCAGGCCCAGGAAGCCATCGCCCAGCAGGCGACTCGCGTCGGGATGCCCTACGTGAACCAGCGCTGGCTCGGTGGCATGCTCACCAACTTCCAGACCATCTCCAAGCGGATCGCCCGCATGAAGGAGCTGGAGGCGATGGACTTCGAGAAGGTGCAGGGCTCCGGCCTCACCAAGAAGGAGCTCCTCGGCCTGTCGCGCGAGAAGGACAAGCTGGTCAAGGACCTCGGTGGCATCCGGGACATGGTCCGCACCCCGCAGGCCGTGTGGATCGTGGACACCAAGAAGGAGCACCTCGGCGTCGACGAGGCCCGCAAGCTGCGGATCCCGATCGTGGCGATCCTCGACACCAACTGCGATCCCGACGAGGTCGACTACGCCATCCCGGGCAACGACGACTCCATCCGGTCCGTCTCCCTGCTCACCCGCGTGATCGCCGACGCCGTGGCCGATGGCCTGATGTCGCGTTCCGCCGGCGAGGCCACCTCCACCGAGGCCGCCGAGCCGATGGCCGAGTGGGAGAAGGAGCTGCTCAACGCCGGTAACCAGGAGGCCGCCAAGGCCGAGGCCGCCCCGGCTGCCGAGACGCCGGCCGCCGAGACGCCGGTGACCGAGGCTGCGGCGCCGGAGGCTGCCCCGGCCCCCGAGGCTGACGCGCCGCAGGCTGCCCCGGCCACCGAGGCACCCGCCACCGACAACGAGTGA
- a CDS encoding M23 family metallopeptidase, with protein sequence MRRLPFCHLITSLLCTVLVGAGLSLRVTTEASALPMAAGPEGVSAAVLPVPGPVLNGFSPPADPWLTGHRGVDLAAAAGAPVLAAAAGTVTYASALAGRGVVVVDHGAVRTTYEPVEPRVQVGQQVAPGDVLGVLQAGHASCAPASCLHWGARRGDAYLDPLLLPAVAQGPPVRLVGSEEVTAARRDAGTRMTAGILPSGGGSGPGGWIDPVPGPVTSPFGLRVHPVTGIRKLHDGVDHGAPCGTPIRAPLAGTVTEVVRHPAYGWRIRIDHGLVDGHHLVTSMNHAEGYSVLAGSGVQRGQVLGTVGSTGWSTGCHLHLMAWEDGMLIDPSRLE encoded by the coding sequence GTGAGACGACTCCCCTTCTGCCACCTGATCACGTCGCTGCTCTGCACCGTCCTCGTCGGAGCCGGACTGAGCCTACGGGTCACCACCGAGGCGTCCGCCCTGCCTATGGCCGCCGGCCCGGAGGGCGTGTCGGCCGCGGTCCTCCCCGTCCCGGGACCCGTGTTGAACGGGTTCTCCCCTCCCGCCGATCCGTGGCTCACCGGCCACCGCGGCGTCGACCTGGCCGCCGCAGCCGGCGCACCGGTGCTCGCCGCCGCGGCCGGCACGGTGACATACGCCTCCGCCCTCGCGGGCAGGGGTGTCGTGGTGGTGGACCACGGCGCCGTGCGTACGACGTATGAGCCGGTGGAGCCTCGCGTCCAGGTCGGGCAGCAGGTCGCCCCCGGCGATGTCCTCGGGGTACTCCAGGCTGGACACGCCAGCTGTGCCCCGGCCAGTTGCCTGCACTGGGGGGCGCGACGCGGCGACGCCTATCTCGACCCCCTGCTGCTGCCGGCCGTGGCCCAGGGACCGCCGGTCCGCCTGGTCGGGTCAGAAGAGGTCACGGCCGCCCGCCGGGATGCGGGGACGCGGATGACAGCGGGCATCCTGCCCTCCGGGGGCGGGAGCGGCCCGGGAGGATGGATCGACCCTGTGCCCGGCCCCGTCACCTCCCCGTTCGGGCTTCGGGTGCATCCGGTGACAGGGATCCGCAAGCTTCACGACGGCGTCGACCACGGTGCTCCCTGTGGGACGCCGATCAGAGCTCCGCTCGCCGGCACCGTGACCGAGGTCGTCCGCCACCCCGCGTACGGCTGGCGGATCCGTATCGATCACGGCCTCGTGGACGGGCATCATCTGGTGACCTCGATGAACCATGCCGAAGGCTATTCGGTACTGGCCGGCAGTGGGGTCCAGCGCGGCCAGGTGCTCGGCACCGTCGGGTCGACCGGCTGGTCGACCGGCTGCCACCTCCACCTGATGGCCTGGGAGGACGGCATGCTCATCGACCCGTCCCGACTCGAATGA
- a CDS encoding tyrosine recombinase XerC has protein sequence MSGGGELPDEVRQVLAAYRRHLEGERNVSPHTVRAYVGDVTELSDHLARQGTLRLEDVTITDLRGWLGAQQRDGASRATLGRRASAIRSFFAWARRDGLVAVDPSLRLASPRAARPLPATLDQSQAAALMDEARLRAAEQAGPLGVRDVAILELLYASGLRVSELCGLDTSSVDADRQLVRVLGKGDKERVVPVGRPALMAVTAWMARRPEVSTPSSGQALFLGARGARIDPRVVRRLVHRHLGLVTGAPDLGPHGLRHAMATHLLEGGADLRTVQEMLGHASLATTQIYTHVTADRLQAAFRQAHPRA, from the coding sequence ATGAGCGGAGGTGGCGAGCTGCCGGACGAGGTCCGCCAGGTCCTGGCGGCCTATCGCCGCCATCTCGAGGGGGAGAGGAACGTCTCACCGCACACGGTGCGGGCCTATGTCGGAGACGTCACGGAGTTGTCCGACCATCTGGCCCGGCAGGGCACCCTGCGCCTCGAGGACGTGACCATCACCGACCTTCGGGGTTGGCTGGGCGCCCAGCAGAGGGATGGCGCGTCACGGGCCACCCTCGGACGGCGGGCCTCGGCCATCCGTAGCTTCTTCGCCTGGGCTCGCCGCGATGGCCTGGTGGCCGTCGATCCAAGCCTGCGGCTGGCCTCGCCGAGGGCCGCCCGTCCGCTGCCGGCCACACTGGACCAGTCACAGGCCGCCGCCCTGATGGATGAGGCGAGGTTGCGTGCAGCTGAGCAGGCGGGTCCACTCGGTGTGCGAGACGTCGCCATCCTCGAGTTGTTGTACGCCTCGGGACTGCGGGTCTCGGAGTTGTGCGGTCTGGACACCTCCTCCGTGGATGCGGACAGGCAGTTGGTGCGGGTGCTCGGCAAGGGGGACAAGGAGCGGGTGGTCCCGGTCGGCCGCCCGGCCCTGATGGCGGTGACCGCATGGATGGCCCGCCGCCCGGAGGTCAGCACGCCGTCGAGCGGGCAGGCGCTCTTCCTCGGGGCACGCGGTGCCCGAATCGATCCCCGGGTCGTCCGCCGGCTTGTCCACCGCCACCTCGGGCTGGTGACCGGAGCCCCGGACCTCGGCCCACACGGTCTGCGCCACGCGATGGCGACGCATCTGCTGGAGGGGGGTGCCGATCTGCGCACCGTCCAGGAGATGCTCGGGCACGCCTCGCTGGCGACGACGCAGATCTACACGCACGTGACGGCGGACCGATTGCAGGCGGCGTTCCGCCAGGCCCATCCGCGTGCCTGA
- the def gene encoding peptide deformylase encodes MTSLSELTTGGTIRPITRWGTPVMHAPTSPVVDFDDELRTLVRDMFATMEAAQGVGLAATQVGVSLAVFVYDCPDADNHSQVGVVCNPVVELPEGRDRTLESADEGCLSLPGGYAPLARTDHSVCRGQDVDGNPIEVHGTGLLARCLQHETDHLNGMVFGDRLSTRVRKKLYQSHEALAHLYPEDWPVTPKKTSA; translated from the coding sequence ATGACGAGCCTCAGCGAGCTCACCACCGGCGGGACGATCCGCCCCATCACCCGCTGGGGTACGCCGGTGATGCACGCCCCCACCAGCCCGGTCGTCGACTTCGACGATGAGCTGCGCACCCTCGTCCGCGACATGTTCGCCACCATGGAGGCGGCCCAGGGTGTCGGGCTCGCCGCCACCCAGGTGGGGGTGAGTCTGGCCGTGTTCGTCTACGACTGCCCGGACGCCGACAATCACTCCCAAGTCGGGGTCGTCTGCAATCCGGTCGTCGAACTGCCCGAGGGCCGTGACCGCACCCTGGAATCCGCGGACGAGGGCTGCCTTTCCCTTCCGGGTGGCTATGCGCCGCTGGCGCGGACCGACCACTCGGTCTGCCGCGGCCAGGACGTCGACGGCAATCCGATCGAGGTGCACGGCACGGGTCTACTGGCCCGCTGTCTGCAACACGAGACGGACCACCTCAACGGGATGGTCTTCGGCGACCGGCTCTCCACCCGTGTCCGCAAGAAGCTCTACCAGTCGCACGAGGCCTTGGCCCACCTCTACCCGGAGGACTGGCCGGTGACGCCCAAGAAGACGTCGGCCTGA
- a CDS encoding TrmH family RNA methyltransferase, with the protein MSSPALNLVTITDPDDERVADYVRLRDVSLRRSLEAEHGLFIAEGEKVIRRALEGGYPPRSFLLAPRWIESLADALAEHPDVPIYVVSEAMAEEITGFHVHRGALASLHRGTGRVMADLLGLQRLVVCEDIVDHTNVGAILRSAAGMGWDGCLLAPRAADPLYRRSIKVSMGAVFSLPWARVDSWADAVPTLQEAGFLTLAMALSDDSRPLPDVAQELSPDRKVAILLGTEGDGLSRRWIEQADIVVRIPMGHGIDSLNVAAASAVACYALGPAGRMADPSGPAAAGA; encoded by the coding sequence ATGTCGAGCCCAGCCCTGAACCTTGTGACGATCACCGACCCCGATGACGAGCGCGTCGCGGACTACGTCCGCCTGCGCGACGTCTCACTGCGGCGTTCACTGGAGGCCGAACACGGCCTCTTCATCGCCGAGGGGGAGAAGGTGATCCGGCGCGCCCTCGAGGGCGGTTATCCGCCTCGCTCCTTCCTGCTCGCGCCGCGCTGGATCGAGTCGCTGGCGGATGCCCTCGCCGAACATCCCGACGTGCCGATCTATGTGGTGTCCGAGGCGATGGCCGAGGAGATCACCGGCTTCCACGTGCACCGCGGCGCCCTCGCCTCGCTGCACCGGGGGACGGGCCGGGTGATGGCGGATCTGCTCGGGCTGCAGCGTCTCGTCGTGTGCGAGGACATCGTCGACCACACCAATGTCGGTGCCATCCTTCGGTCGGCCGCCGGGATGGGGTGGGACGGCTGCCTGCTGGCGCCCCGTGCGGCCGATCCGCTCTACCGGAGGTCGATCAAGGTGTCGATGGGGGCGGTGTTCTCCTTGCCCTGGGCACGGGTCGACTCCTGGGCCGATGCCGTCCCGACGCTGCAGGAGGCCGGCTTCCTGACGCTGGCGATGGCCCTGAGCGACGACTCGCGTCCCCTGCCGGACGTCGCCCAGGAGCTGTCGCCGGACCGGAAGGTGGCCATCCTTCTCGGCACCGAGGGGGACGGTCTGTCGCGTCGCTGGATCGAGCAGGCGGACATCGTGGTCAGGATCCCGATGGGGCACGGGATCGACTCCCTCAATGTGGCCGCTGCATCGGCCGTGGCGTGTTATGCCCTGGGCCCCGCGGGGAGGATGGCCGACCCCTCCGGACCCGCGGCTGCTGGTGCCTGA
- the fabI gene encoding enoyl-ACP reductase FabI, giving the protein MGILEGKNILVTGVTMNTSIAYKVAEIAQAEGATVIVSNFGRAMSLTRRVVQKLDPVPPVLELNATDPEQLDGLADVLREHVDRIDGIVHAIAYANPQTALGGGFMSTGWDDVATALHTSSYSLVSLVRACKPLISGPASVVGLTFDGSLAWPTYDWMGVAKAALEAASRYMARYVGPEGIRTNMVSAGPVDTLAKKAIPGGHEFNDVWADRAPLGWDPTDATATAKAVVALLSDWFPMTTGEVIHVDGGLHATGA; this is encoded by the coding sequence ATGGGAATCCTCGAGGGCAAGAACATCCTCGTCACCGGCGTCACGATGAACACGTCCATCGCCTACAAGGTCGCGGAGATCGCCCAGGCGGAGGGTGCGACGGTCATCGTCTCCAACTTCGGCCGAGCGATGAGCCTCACCCGCCGGGTCGTCCAGAAGCTGGATCCCGTGCCGCCGGTGCTCGAGCTCAACGCCACCGATCCCGAGCAGCTCGACGGGCTCGCCGACGTCCTGCGTGAGCACGTGGACCGGATCGACGGCATCGTTCACGCCATCGCCTACGCCAACCCGCAGACCGCGCTGGGTGGTGGCTTCATGAGCACCGGCTGGGACGACGTGGCGACCGCGCTGCACACCTCGTCCTACTCCTTGGTCTCTCTGGTCCGCGCCTGCAAGCCGCTGATCAGCGGCCCGGCGAGTGTGGTGGGCCTGACCTTCGACGGGTCCCTCGCATGGCCGACGTACGACTGGATGGGCGTCGCCAAGGCCGCCCTCGAGGCCGCAAGCCGTTACATGGCCCGGTACGTGGGACCGGAGGGGATCCGGACGAACATGGTGTCGGCCGGTCCTGTCGACACGCTGGCGAAGAAGGCCATCCCCGGCGGCCACGAGTTCAACGACGTCTGGGCCGACCGGGCGCCGCTCGGCTGGGATCCCACCGACGCCACCGCCACGGCCAAGGCCGTCGTCGCCCTGCTCTCCGACTGGTTCCCGATGACCACCGGCGAGGTCATCCACGTCGACGGCGGGCTGCACGCGACAGGAGCCTGA
- the fabG gene encoding 3-oxoacyl-[acyl-carrier-protein] reductase gives MSTGSEAPAVGRVALVTGGNRGIGRAIAARLVTEGYRVAATSRNGEVPEGVLGVACDITDQAQVEAAFATVEQQLGPVEVLVANAGITRDTLLMRMKDDDWDAVIDTNLTGTFRVVRRAARAMMKARFGRIVLISSVVGLIGSAGQVNYAASKSGLVGLARSVARELGSRGVTANVVTPGFIRTDMTAGLGEDLVAKYNAQIPVGHLGEADDIANAVAFLASDAAGYISGAVLPVDGGLGMGH, from the coding sequence GTGAGCACAGGATCTGAAGCCCCGGCCGTGGGGCGCGTCGCCCTCGTCACGGGTGGCAATCGCGGCATCGGGCGTGCCATCGCAGCCCGGCTCGTCACCGAGGGTTACCGGGTCGCGGCGACGTCGCGCAACGGGGAGGTGCCGGAGGGCGTCCTCGGAGTGGCCTGCGACATCACCGACCAGGCCCAGGTCGAGGCCGCTTTCGCGACCGTCGAGCAGCAGCTCGGCCCGGTGGAGGTGCTCGTCGCCAACGCCGGCATCACCCGCGACACCCTGTTGATGCGGATGAAGGACGATGACTGGGACGCCGTCATCGACACCAACCTCACCGGCACCTTCCGGGTCGTCCGGCGGGCCGCCCGCGCCATGATGAAGGCGCGCTTCGGACGCATCGTCCTCATCTCGTCCGTCGTCGGGCTGATCGGCAGCGCCGGCCAGGTGAACTACGCCGCCTCGAAGTCGGGTCTGGTCGGCCTGGCCCGCTCCGTCGCCCGCGAGCTCGGATCGCGGGGAGTGACCGCCAACGTCGTGACGCCCGGGTTCATCCGTACCGACATGACGGCAGGCCTCGGCGAGGACCTGGTCGCCAAGTACAACGCTCAGATCCCGGTCGGTCACCTCGGTGAGGCCGACGACATCGCCAACGCGGTCGCCTTCCTGGCGTCGGATGCGGCGGGCTACATCTCCGGTGCCGTGCTGCCCGTCGACGGCGGCCTCGGCATGGGTCACTGA
- a CDS encoding DUF3099 domain-containing protein: MARSGGRRGGPGRHHPPLITSAPHNPEEDLNRRQMQYLGLMSLRVICFVAAVFLHGVWRWVAVAGAAVLPAIAVVIANAVDLRLNRTTDLPPVPPEEVDRPALENPETPPVIIPGESEPGQEHKGRAPDVGEGDDPLSPRSPTSDDPAGGSSDH; encoded by the coding sequence GTGGCAAGGTCAGGTGGCCGACGAGGCGGGCCGGGGAGACACCATCCCCCACTGATCACCAGCGCTCCCCACAATCCGGAGGAGGACCTCAACCGCCGGCAGATGCAGTATCTGGGGCTGATGTCGCTTCGCGTGATCTGTTTCGTCGCGGCGGTGTTCCTGCACGGCGTGTGGCGTTGGGTCGCAGTCGCCGGAGCCGCCGTCCTGCCCGCGATTGCGGTGGTGATCGCGAACGCGGTGGACCTGCGGCTGAACCGGACCACCGATCTCCCACCGGTCCCGCCCGAGGAGGTCGATCGCCCCGCCTTGGAGAATCCCGAGACACCACCCGTGATCATCCCCGGAGAGTCAGAACCGGGCCAGGAGCACAAGGGCCGGGCCCCCGACGTGGGCGAGGGCGACGATCCGCTCAGCCCCCGATCGCCGACATCGGACGATCCGGCTGGAGGAAGCTCGGATCATTGA
- the moaA gene encoding GTP 3',8-cyclase MoaA: MPRAGIVRTMLPLADAYGRVATDLRVSLTDRCNLRCTYCMPPEGLDWMPDDQLLTNDELVRLVRIGVERLGIGSVRLTGGEPLLRQDLPQIIAAVADLTPRPTIALTTNGIGLARRAGDLKAAGLDRINVSLDTLDPARFQVMTRRRRHADVLAGIRAAKEAGLEPVKINSVLMRGLNDDEAPALVDWAGREGVQLRFIEQMPLDAQHGWRRDRMVTADEILASLAGHGLRPVAAEGTVRGSAPSELFRVGDTSQLVGVIASVSRPFCGACDRVRLTADGQIRNCLFSRTEDDLRTALRSGASDEEIAEQWVRAVAGKHPGHGINDPSFLQPDRPMSAIGG, from the coding sequence ATGCCTCGGGCCGGGATCGTACGAACCATGCTGCCGTTGGCGGACGCCTACGGGCGGGTCGCCACGGACCTGCGCGTGTCCCTCACCGACCGATGCAACCTCCGGTGTACGTACTGCATGCCGCCCGAGGGCCTCGACTGGATGCCGGACGACCAGTTGCTGACCAATGACGAACTGGTCCGGCTGGTGCGGATCGGCGTGGAGCGTCTCGGCATCGGCAGCGTACGACTCACCGGCGGAGAGCCGCTGCTGCGCCAGGACCTGCCGCAGATCATCGCCGCCGTCGCCGACCTGACACCCCGCCCCACGATCGCCCTGACGACGAACGGGATCGGTCTGGCCCGCCGTGCCGGCGACCTCAAGGCCGCGGGTCTGGACCGGATCAACGTCTCGCTCGACACCCTCGACCCGGCGCGCTTCCAGGTCATGACCAGGCGCCGGCGGCATGCCGACGTGCTCGCCGGCATCCGCGCGGCGAAAGAGGCCGGGCTCGAGCCCGTGAAGATCAACTCCGTGCTGATGCGCGGACTCAACGACGACGAGGCCCCCGCCCTGGTCGACTGGGCCGGACGTGAAGGCGTCCAGCTCCGGTTCATCGAACAGATGCCGCTGGATGCCCAGCACGGCTGGCGCCGCGATCGCATGGTCACCGCCGACGAGATCCTCGCCTCGCTGGCGGGTCATGGCCTCCGGCCGGTCGCCGCGGAGGGCACGGTGCGGGGTAGCGCACCGTCCGAGCTGTTCCGGGTCGGGGACACGTCCCAGCTGGTCGGCGTCATCGCCTCGGTGTCGCGCCCGTTCTGCGGAGCCTGCGACCGGGTCCGGCTGACGGCCGACGGACAGATCCGCAACTGCCTCTTCTCCCGGACCGAGGACGACCTTCGCACCGCACTGCGGTCGGGCGCGTCGGATGAGGAGATCGCCGAGCAGTGGGTCCGGGCCGTCGCCGGCAAGCACCCCGGACACGGGATCAATGATCCGAGCTTCCTCCAGCCGGATCGTCCGATGTCGGCGATCGGGGGCTGA
- a CDS encoding DUF6457 domain-containing protein, producing the protein MTEEWASLRDWIDILAHHIDTGDFELSKDDILTILDLARDASHQVERAASPLTMFLVGVAVGRGGSLGKVAAQTTALVLSLDDRQAETDEAEADDMDADLQ; encoded by the coding sequence ATGACGGAGGAGTGGGCGAGTCTCAGGGATTGGATCGACATCCTGGCCCATCACATCGACACCGGTGACTTCGAGTTGAGCAAGGACGACATCCTGACCATCCTCGACCTCGCCCGGGACGCGTCGCACCAGGTGGAACGCGCCGCGTCCCCCCTGACCATGTTCCTGGTCGGCGTGGCGGTCGGTCGTGGCGGCAGCCTTGGCAAGGTCGCCGCCCAGACCACGGCACTGGTCCTGAGCCTCGACGACCGTCAGGCGGAGACCGACGAGGCTGAGGCCGACGACATGGACGCCGACCTGCAGTAG
- a CDS encoding SURF1 family protein has product MGTYWKRWVGLVIFAVVLVTAFIQLGDWQLRRLGEKRARNATIVSQQQAPVADFAEVFGQPISPDKQYRRVRVEGTFDASHQVQVRYRTTTDGTTGYEVVVPLQTTAGQWVLVDRGFAPRPKDGPLPDAASIPAPPSGVVTIEGYVTADEPGPQNAIVPVDGSTRLVNPPAIAAWSGRPLVDGYLNATSIAPAQEGGSHPSRCPNSAKDPTCRTRSSGSVSRPSGSSARSS; this is encoded by the coding sequence GTGGGCACGTACTGGAAGCGCTGGGTCGGCTTGGTCATCTTCGCCGTCGTGCTGGTGACCGCGTTCATCCAGCTCGGCGACTGGCAGTTGCGCCGGCTCGGGGAGAAGCGTGCCCGCAACGCCACAATCGTCAGCCAGCAGCAGGCACCGGTGGCGGACTTCGCTGAGGTGTTCGGTCAGCCCATCTCGCCCGACAAGCAGTACCGACGGGTCCGCGTCGAGGGCACGTTCGACGCCTCCCACCAGGTGCAGGTGCGCTACCGGACGACCACCGACGGCACCACCGGCTACGAGGTGGTCGTGCCACTGCAGACAACGGCCGGCCAGTGGGTCCTGGTCGACCGAGGGTTCGCCCCACGCCCCAAGGACGGGCCGCTACCCGACGCTGCGAGCATCCCCGCCCCGCCCTCGGGCGTCGTCACGATCGAGGGTTACGTGACCGCGGACGAGCCCGGCCCACAGAACGCCATCGTCCCTGTCGACGGCTCGACCCGACTGGTGAACCCGCCGGCGATCGCGGCCTGGTCCGGGCGACCGCTCGTCGACGGCTATCTCAACGCGACCTCCATCGCCCCCGCCCAGGAAGGGGGCTCACACCCGTCGCGCTGCCCGAACTCAGCGAAGGACCCCACCTGTCGTACGCGATCCAGTGGTTCTGTTTCGCGACCATCGGGATCGTCGGCACGTTCATCCTGA